The genomic stretch CAAGTCATATAGTTGCAAAGAGATTAGACATATTTAGCGTAAAATATAGTTCTATAAAAATACTATATAATCATAAAAATATAATCTACAAGAAATAAATTCTAGAAAATCCGTTTATTAACATCCACTTAAAAATCAAAGGGGTCAATACCAACAAGACAGCTGTGAATAGCGAGCGCTGTATACATCAAAGCTCAAAAAAGGGATAAACTAGTAACAAGAATTTTTGAAACTTGGTTACTCttaaatccaatattattattttagCCTTAAGTTACATGTGTACATACCATTAAGTTACAGAAAAGTGGGGAGAAAAAAGTTCCTTTTAGACTGTTTATTTAAAACTTATTATTTTTGCTTAAGCTAGGTattttcaattttgattataaaaAAGGAACACACATACATACCGTGCGTTCTCTACATGCAATTTTTGTTCGAAATTTTTGAAGAACTGGAAAAACGAATTTTGGCCCGGCAAGGTATCAGGTTCATAAACTAGCTTCATTTTCGATTTTACCAAGAAAGCGGTCAAAGAAGAGTCGAAGACCAGGCAAAGGTCACACGCACTTTCCCTGATCTCCTCCTTGTTTCCCCCAAATCTCCAGATCGCCGGCGATCTTCCCGGCGGCGGCCTACGACTAGCGGGGGCgccagccaccacctcccccttCTACTAGTAGAATAACTGCACGCTCTGCAAAATAATTCGTAGCGGCGGTAGCGAGAGAAGAGGGGATGACTAGCCTGTCCATCACGGTGATGACGCTGAACCTCCAGGAGGGGGATCAGCCGAGCGAGAGCCCTAACAGCTGGGAGAAGCGCCGCGACATCTGCGTCAGCGTCATCACCAGCTACTCCCCCACCATCCTCTGCACCCAGCAAGGTGAGCGGGGGTGGCTATGGATCCCTTTTCTTGTGTAATGTAATTGATTTGGTTCAACCGTTCATCGAGATGGACTATCCGTGGAACTTCATCTGTGACATTCCGAAGAAGGTTCCATATGGTAGCAACGAAGAGTGCGTGGATTGGCTTCAGCCGGCCGTACGAACTTGAATGCGTTGCTCATTTCCTATGTTGGGATCTGAAcactgtatttttcttttttttgcgatGATCTGAACACTGTATTAAGTTCCAGAGTCACTATATTTTTGCTCGCATTTGTCCACTCTCTGACTTTAAAGTTTCATTTGATTTCATTAGTTCATTCTAGGCTTGAAATAACAGGTCTCATATGCAGGGTTGAGGTGTCAGCTGGACTACCTACAGCAGTGCCTGCCAGGTAATGATTTCTCTCCATGTTACATCTCCCCATTCGTTCTTGCATGCTAAATTTTCTGCTTCACTACATACTGGATGATCACTGTTCTTCTGCGAGTTTCTCATTGGGAGCAATGGTTGGGAATAGTCTCTAATATCATCTCTGGGCTCTGCTACGAACTGGTGGAAATGTAATACTCTAATTAAGTTCATCACTATTCTGCATTATATAGAATGGCTTTCTCAAGCTTCTCAGTACCCGGATAAGCCTTTTTTATTGAACCATACAAAACAACAAGTGATAAAACCAAAGATAGATAAAGCAGCTAAACTATGAGACAAGTAAGCTTCTCCAAACCATAAATTAGTCCACGAACTTGTAACGCTGAATCTATATGCCTTAGAACAGATACATTGAATAGTAAGTAATTCATTTTCCTAAATAGTACCATTTTGCCTGTTGCTGCCTGCTGGGTTGTACTGCTGCATTTGCTTGGCCGTTGGCAGCTGATAGCTAAAATACAAAAAGGCTATATAAGGAATTTTGAGAGCATTTTTGTCCATTAACAATGTGCCGTAGTACAAATTTCTGTGCACCTTCTTTTGTTTGGAAGAAGAGTACTCCAGGGTTCTAGCATATACTCTGTCTATCTACTTGACCGTCAAGTGGATATCCCCTTCGGACTCCACATATACGTTCTAAAACCTTTCAGATGATGAAATCAATGAGTATCAGGATGGAAACTCATCGCCAGTTGGTCTATTTTGATTCTACTAACTCAGAGGGACTTCAAGCTACAAAGGGACACACACAGGGCATGTAGCTACAAATCATCTTTTGATAGCGACGGAACTTGGGGATGGCATCATGAAATCCATGACACCTCATCTTTCGTGAATCACCGCCCGCCAGGCCCTCCGTTCCTAGTCTATGGACGATTGATTTGTAGAAGCTACCCACAATCAAACCATTTGAGGCCATATGCTTTCAAGCGATACTTGACCAATTATCTGCATTGTGCTCTTAGTTTATCTGTAGCTGTAGTACCAAACAGCTCCTTGTTATCTGGATAGGAAAACTGTGTGCTCCCCTTTCTACAATCGCACCCAAGAGTAGTCCAATGCTATTCTGATTCATAAATAGATGCTGGTGTGACTTCCTGGATGTTAGTGTCTTGGGCTTGTGGCTGTTGCGTGACAATATGAGTTTATGAAGTATATATATGATATGCTTTCTATTTGGATATGGTTCTCTGTAACATGTTTTGATGATACGACTGGCCTAAAATGAAGCAACCCAGAAGGTACAGTTCTTTATTTGATTGATTACCCTGGGACAGAATGAACACATTTTTTAAGGGTGATATGTCATTTCTATTGAGCTTATTTTCTTCTTATGCCTTTAGGAATAAACATTTTCTTTGACCAAGATGAACCAGATTTAGCTACTATCTAAAAGGCCCGAGTGCTAGCTATTCGTTTTGTAATACAATGCTGTGTATTCTGTTGATCTGAAATTTGGAGAAGACGAATTACCAAGCTGTTGTACTTATCCAGGTTATGAGCAATTTGGCATTTCAAGAAAAGGATCACAAGACACCACCGACGAATACTGCACGATATTCTACGAAAAAGAGAAGGTTTGTATTTCCTTGACATTCTACTATTCTGCCAGAATTGATACTGTCCATTCATAGATGAGTTGAACTACCCACAAATTTTATGAAGGTGGAGCTTACAGAAGGCGGCACCTTCTGGTTATCAGAATCTCCGTCGGTGCCAGGAAGTATTGCATGGGGAGCAACTGCACCATGCATTGCTACATGGGCAATATCCTTTTGTATTATACTTTTTCATCATATCATTCTTCCATCTCTATGTCTCTTGATTGGTATTTGAAGAAATTTGTTGCCTTAACTGACATGATGTACACACGTTTCAAGTCAAAAGAGTAGAACCACCTGGGTTCAGTTTCCAAATTGTAAATACGAATCTCGATGAAGATAGCCCTCGTGCTCGTAGACGAAGTGCTTTGCTTACGTGGCAACATATAGCATCTCTGCCACCCAATTTGCCTGTGATCTATTGCGGAGGCTTCAACACACAAAAGGAATCTATGACTGGGCGGTTTTTGCTCGGCAGATCTAGGTATAGCTTGTTGGAGGATGGTAATGTTGTTGATATTAACGTAGTTATTTCACATAGAAATATTATGGGTAGATATGTCGACTGTCAGTTTTATTGTGAAAAACCTTCCATTTACGATAATATCAAATGATAACACATACCTTTTCAATCCATATAATACCTTTTCCTAGCATTTGGGTAAGATTAAAGTTGATCTTTCTTGTAATAAAACCCCTGATACGATCATACCTGCATGTGGAGCAATACTAATGTACAAGTATTGGCTTTACATTTGTGCTGATGTGGTACAATGTTCTGTAAGTGGAAACCTAGTACATGATGTCAGATAGTTTTGCTATATAAATCTTATGTCAGTTATTAGCTTCCTTGCATGATCTTATATGATATTTATTCAGAAGTGACCAAAGTACTGTTAACACTACTTttaagatttgaacatttttgagatCTTAGGTAATTAAAGAAATTAAGTATTCAAACTTCAGAAATGAAGTTTCAGTTTAAATGGCAGAAACTACCATACATGTGAGTATTGATATATGATGAAGTTTTCATGCTTTAAGGGGTTTGATTTCCAAATTTAATTTTGAATATTTTCAGTATCCGTACATGTTGAAGAAAACCTGAAAGTTTGTATTTATTATTCTAAAATTTATCGCCCCATGTGTTGCACTCCCTGTGTTcactattataagatgttttagatatttcaatGTGGACTAGATATGGACAGAAATGAGTGAATATACACACTGGAacgcgtctagatacatgcattttcgaaaaaaatctaaaacatcttataatagtgaatggagggagtattagaaGTAATAAAAGTAAATGGCTCATGTGGCACATAATCTTCATACCAGTCAAAAGTGCCATAAAACGTAAACTCAAACTGTTTTTGAATATAATAGAGAAGATGGAAAAATTGATGCCTGACCTGAATCTTGCAATTATCAAGTCACACATCATATTTTCTCCTACTTTTTTCCAAAGATGGCTTGGGAATGGTTCAGTACACTTTGCTTCAAAAATTGTTCTTTTGTATTCCATCGAACAAACCAGGGAAAATTTGTAGCAATGTCAGCTAAAAAATTGTTTGACAGAAAACATATGCATTCAGGAGCATTCCTTCAAACTCATATCAAGACCATAATCTATCTGTGGTATGTCCATGATTCTTTTGTGCAACGGCAGCCCTTGTCAATGGATGGTCTGGCCAGTGTATTTACCTGATAATCATTTCATATTGAGCAAGATATTACTAATAGCAGATCAGCATAGGGATGAAAAAATAGTCGGGTTTGAATTGGCCTTAGAATAATTTTCAAATGCTTAATTGCTTTCGTCAAGAAATGGACATTACCGCATTATTGGTATTTGTATAGACGTGTCCATGATCATCAATAATATTATACAGTATTTCTTTGAATATGTGTCTTTTATGTTTTTAGCCGAGTGCTGGCAGTCCCCTTAATTACTATGTTGATTTGACATAATTCCATGCGGTTTGGTTACAGGGAGCATGGTGTTGTGGGTGATATGAGAGATGCTTGGCCCAATGCTCGTGTGCGCAAAAACGTATCACTGATACACACATATCATGGATTTAAAGGTATTCACCGAGATGTCTCCTTTTCTCTCCAGGAAGAATATACATCATGCCTTCAGTAGTTTCTACATTACTTCCTAAACAAGGAAAACATTTCCTCAAAGAAAACCTTACTACAATATAAGTACCTATGGTTGCTTACACCTTCTCTTCAGTCTCCAATGTCAAACAGCTCAAACTGACTATTTGTTGAGAAAAAATACATTTTATATCTTACAATTAAGAAAGTGGGAAAATAAAACGAAGGGATTGTCTTTGATGTGCGGCTTAAGATTGTGTCGTTATATTATAGAGAACATTTTCCCTATTATTTCCAAAGGTAATATCTCACTACGCTTCATCATGTGTTTTATCGGTGAAGTCATGGTCTTCTGCATCACTTATGGTTTGGTGGGTCTCGGTTGCAGTTTATACTTGGCAATGCTTTCAGTTCTCAACTAGCAGTATTCTTTCTAGAAATCTTACACAGAAGATTGCTGTACTGCAGGGGAGAAACAAGGTGCGGCAGAATTTCTAAAATTAGTATTTAGAGCTCTTTGTCTCTGCTGGGATAGACAGACACAAGACTTGCATATCGACTGGATACTGTTTAGAGGgcgtccactggttcctgcactaTGTGAAGTCATAAATGACAATATAGACGGTGTTTATCCGTCGTCGCATTTCCCCATCTTTGCTGAGTTTTTGCTTCCCCGCTCAGTCCGCCTAGCCGAGACGCCTTCATAGCCAGTGTTTGTACTCCTGTTGCAACAATTCTTCTCCCGGCTACAGTTCTTTAGCCTTGTTTGGTTTTTGGCTAAATTATTCATTTCTATATACCCAGCCCGTTGTTCTGGATGGCATCTTCACCCTCCATGGCAACAGCAGCTCGTGCAGTCTATCAAATTTCACTTTACAGGGGTATTTTTTTTTAACTTTCCACCGTCTGCATTTTTTTTATGTACGCATCCTTACCAGTCAGGGGCGCTGATATTGTCTTTGTATTTTACTGAACTATATAGCAATTGCGAAATCTCAAATCTGTCAATAAACTTTGCCAAGATTATGGAAGCAATCTAAGGATTCCGTTTTAGCTATGCGGATGAGCTCTGTGTCTTGTGATCGTCTAGTGTTACATTAATTCATCTAGCTGGCAACCTTTGGTACTCCGATATATAttatttgatgctaaaatggatgtatctacaattaaaataTGTCATACATgtatattagcatcaagtaatatgaatataAATCAGAGGAAGTACATTAATTCATCATCTAGCTGTCTTGTGATTCCGTTTTAGGTATCACCTTTTATTTATGAGTTTGGATTGTGTGAACAGATGCGCGGGCGCAACAAGCCCCCAAATCAGGTCACTTTGGGTCACTGGCAAGCTGGACCCTCATAGGTGGGGCCTAGTGTCAGTAACCCAAAGTCATAAGAAAGTCAGCTGGCACAGTTAGCATATCTTGACACAATATCGATACAGGCACCCCCTTAAGTATCCGAAAGTGAAACTTGGTGTAGTATGAGGAGCATTGGTTGTCTTCTTCCTCTGTTGCTGCGGGTAGCACCAACGAAATACAGAATCGTGGCAAATCATATAATTGCATGGCATCTCATCATCTCGAAGGAAACAGGATTTCACAGTACTCATATGTTTAGGATTCGTCGTCTCATGTGTTACAGAGACCTTGCGTTTAAAATATGTGACACTATCACACAATCATTAGAATAATTTTGTTTTCCAAACGCATCCAATTTGCAAATGACTAAAATAGGCTCCCTCTCTTGTCTCCCTCTCTGCTTTAAAGTCCTCTCGCAGAGCGACCAGGGGACCCTAATATTGCCTTACAAGcacctcccctccccctccccctcccctgcCGTCGCCAGAAGGTGAGGTAGGGAGAAGCATGTCCAACACCGATGGTGTTGCGCCCTTCTCTCGTCCCCTCACTCGAAGGAGTCTTCCTCGGACGCCGCCCTAGGTCCTGGGCATAGGCGCAGCCGGCTGGCGTCACGACATGACTGCTTCTGCGGTGGCGTGGTGGACGTCTAGGTGGCCCCTGCCCAGTCACATCGATGACCGTCAACGTGGGGACGACCCCCCTCGACCACGGTTTGCCCCCTAGGGCTGCAAGCCTGCAACACGCAGGTTGGAGAAGAGGCGATTGGCCTGTTAGAGTTGGGCTCTAACGCGATCGAAGCCGACGATGGCGGCATCCTTGggtgtcgttaccttgtcgaaggtgtCGTTTATTTGAATCTCCTTCCTCTTCCTAGAAGTTtttgggaaaccctagatccggttcTCCCTGTTTGGACGATGGCGACACTTCCAGTGTCGCTCTCCCTTTCAGGTTCGAGCACATGATGTGTGGAGGGGTGTGCCGGTGGAGCGGTGTTTCATATACCGCTTCAACGGCGGTGGGTCTCAGTGGCGTGGCGCAACGAGGTCTCGGCGGCGGACGCTTGACGATGGATGTACGCATTGGCACAGTGGAAACGTCGACGGCATGTATGGCACAGGTTAATGCCTTGATCCTTGTTCTAAAGTTGGACCGGCTTGTGCTTCCGGTTTGTCGTTGGGCGGTTTGGTGAAGCATCAGATTTTAACATGATACGCTTAGGCGTGAGGTCAGAACATACGGCCTCGACATGGCCACTCTTATCCTCGAGATTGTATGCAAGTGGATTCtgttaagtaaataaaataaataaaaaaggttATTTTGATGCAGAGACcttttttttcttaaaaaaaacgAAATAGGCATgtgcaccattgcgtggtattgccgCGCGTGGAGCTTCTTGGGCAGAGCCGTGGAGTTGTCTCGCGCAGGCAGAGGCACGTAGCTGGAGCGTCGATGCGCGCGCGACGGTTGGTGGAGGACGGAGCGCAGGAGATCCGGCGGCCGGCCGACGCCGACCGTGAGTCGTGAGATAGCCCGTGACTCGCTGCACCGGACGCTTGCTGCAGGTTTGTGATCGCTGTCGGGCCCCGCTCGCCCGAGAGTGAAGATCGCAAAGTACTGCCGCCTCCATCTCCACCACGCGCGGCGCGCCCAGCCGCACATCCGCCCAGCTACGCAACAAAGCTCACGGGCCGCTCACGGCCACGAATCCATGGAGTCCTCGCGCTTTGCCAACGACCAACCGTCGGTTGGTCGCCGTGTGAGTGCTGCCTTTTCCTCACGGATCTGGTGGAACCTTGGATCGGATGGCAGTTCCCTCACTGCACTTTCGTCCCCTGACAGCGAGTCATCTGCTCGCCGGAACAGGTAGCTTTCCAGCTCTCTGCTCGGTCTTTGATAAGGTTGAACTAAAGCCTCGGCAATATTATGGATCCGAGGGGGTATGTAAACATTGTTGCGTTTTATCTCGGGCCCATCAAAAATCGGCGAAACACGTTTCAATACTCAAACATGGTCGTGCAACAAAAAAATACCCCTTGATTGCACAAATGTCACTAAAACACGCAACTCAAGAACAAAGACACCAATATACAAAATCACCTGACTTTCAAAATCGTTGCAACATGCCAGTAATGTGTAACGAGCAAAAGACCACGCACGCTTGCATCATCCTGAAGCACCCTACGCAACATAAACATTTATCGATTTCACTACCAAACATTTGAGGTGCCGGCCTTCATCGATTTGCGAAAATGTCACTAATAGGCCAGAGTAGTTGGAGTCCCGTTGAACCCGAACGCGAACGGGAAGACCAGGGTCCATTTCAGATGGGAGCTCGATTGCACGAGAGCTTCGAGGGAAGCACTACACGTATGGGGCAGCTTCGCATGGTGGGGATATGGGGATTGGGTCTTTGATGCATGCTTGCTCAATGATAGAGGAATGTCATTCGCGAGTCGGTGAGAGCCCAACCGATCCACCCGATGTATTGGTCGAGGTCAGTCTTTCCCTTAGTTTCTATTGTACATTATTTCGTTGCATGCGGTTAAAATGGTACTTCCTCCGATCCCTTTTAATTGACTTGAATTCGGTATAAATTTGCACTAATTTGAGTCAATTAGGCGGGATCGGTGGAAGTATTTAGATTGGTAAATGAAGGTATTCAACATAATGAAAAATACTTCATAATAACACATTGTAGTTTTCTAATATCTCATAACTAGGCAATTGCACAATTTTATGTTCAAAATTTCTTAGTTCGTTTTATGCAACTTTTAGTTTTATGGTGTCCAACTCGACCTTTTGAAAAACCATACTCCTTGGAAGACTTAGAAATGGTAAATCCATTAGTTTATCAGTTGCCATATCTTTGGCAATCCACTATACAAACATGTTACTAGTAAAGTTGTGAAACTTCTAGATCCGGAAACCACCATAGTGATCACGAGAGTGCATTGATATGACAAAGTGGTCCAGGCATTCTGACCCTCTTGTAGCCGTGTAAACGATGTGCGGTCGCCATCTAACAAGATACGATTTGGGGTCATCAATATAAGTTTGATTGTTACTGACATGTACAAGATGTTTCTGGGAGATTTTCTGATTGGAGGCACACGGACTGCGTTAGGGTACATGCTCACGATTTCAGTAGATATCGACAATGACCAGATTGGGTTGATCACGTGAAGTAAAAAATCACAGGACCCCAAGAGTCAGGGGAAGTTTATAAGTGCAGATTCACAAGAATAGTATGTGCATGTGGACGACTTGTGACATATGTAACCAACAAATTGCTTAATCGTAATCAAAAGCTAGGAGCCGAACAGATGATAATCTGCATGCAGTTCATTTTCATGGCCTGTGACTCTGCCTCTGAACTTAAATGTCCAATGGGAGGTCAGAAACGTACGGGAGGAACATGACAACAGCTTGTGAGTCATTGGAACCTTCCCCTAAACAGCCACGCTAGGCTAACGTACAAGCAATCGATCGGCATTCAAATGGTTATCCAGTGCAGTTTTCTAAGCACAACAAACGAGAGAAATTTAGGAGAATTTTCTCTCGTAACCTCCGCTAATACTCCATCTGTTTAATATTACTCTGCATCATGGAAAGAATTAGCACTACTTTGGCAGAGTGGGATGTTGATATTAGACTTGTAGAAAATTAGAGAACTATTTtttatgtggttatgtatgtattgttttgttatttttagacTATATCCTTTAATTTTGTTGAAGTTCTTTATTTTAGGATACATGGTTTTTTATAACGCTATTTGAAATACATATAGTAAACTATTAGCATGATATAGTAGCGTGTATATCATTAGGAGAAGGTTGCCGCTATTTCCTTTACCACGCTATTTTAAATATTATTTCATACATAAGATTTGGGCAAAGTAAAACGTAAAAAAGATTTGACCAATCATATAGAAAAAATATCAATATCTACAAAACCAAATCAACATTATTAGAATCTTGATGTAGTATAGTTTCATATAATATACCCCACATTAGATATTGTATGTGTTGATATTTGATCAAATATTGCAAAGATTGACTTTAACCGAACCTTATATGCGGGAAGAGGAAATATGAAACGgaggtgatgaggtctaagacctagagtgtggcccgatctcgcgattgacccgaAATCAAgaggggaaagagagggagaggatgaagaacacgaagaacgcgaagaacaagaagaacaaacacacgcacaccaacccgatacaatcgatacttacccccgtggctcgatggaccacgccaatagaatcaacccggaagagacgcgcggtagaattccgaggtgagagatcgatgagggagatgaatcaaggagtgggagagagagtgagtagcactagaatctcacacaccaaatccatacatccaacaaggctggccttgatacaaaggggatctaaccctagggagacaaagctcaaagtcatgcttaagcctaaatcttgtctaaggagtaaagggggcgacctaggtgcttatatagaggtacaaggcgacttgggtcgaacAGGTATGCGGTGGACCGACTCGGGCAGATCCGGTCGAGTCaatcccgtgaaatccggtccaggggccggtcggaccgggtctggggccggcccatccggtccaaaccgggccagggaccgggcggcaaccgggaacgTCGCAGATGTCCGTCCGGTTGGCGTCGGTGCGCCGCCCGGTTGCCTCCGGGGAGgatccggcccagggcccggtctgaccggccctagGACCGGTtggtccggtctggggcccggttggccggcccctgggccggctgggcctcctcctcccgcctcttcttcctcttccttcttctcttctttccttcttcttcttctctcttccttgcaccatgggagttccttctctcttggtccttgtcgacgttggcacctatagacaccatgatgataggcatgaggtagcataccattcaagttggtgttgaggtcgaccatagagaggaaagggttcaccttgacatatatggcggggttttgcgTTGTTGGttaacttgggggactccttggccatggtgtagcatcgacgataggcagggctacatcatctcccccccccccttggggaagagtcgtcctcgactcttgttcctcctcatctccatgttgTTGCGAGAGGTCCGAGATGGTGAACgtcttgctcaccaagtacttgggagTTTGTTTGTCGATgaagcggtcgaagaagaacttggggaaaaagaacttgcgaatggaaagtttgtggatgccaattttgtgatcggcgaataagaggctctcaatcaaatacgaagcatcaagtcgtttctccaagaggcatttggcaaaaatgggaaccaaaagagtttcgatgtatccaaaatgtgatagggcaaaaatttgtgtatgtaaaagtttcctttgtaaggtgtcaaaaatattgtgtgtagcattgtcccaaacaaatggaacaatcaaaaggcaagtaacggcggcaaaattttgggcaaaattgttatgtgcaatggcaaagctatgGAAACTTTTAGCTtgagaaagtatggttggcgtgagccgagtaTGAGGATCCTCAAGTtccaaagaatccatttcaattgccatagataaaatgagaaatccaaagaagagcaactttttgtgtgacatgtggcacaagatgcataaggtgtctctcacatgtatgacatggtccttgagattctcggagtgtatgatgatatcatcaagacatacaacaaccattgtgccaacaagatgtgtcaagatatgttgcataagaggcaaaagaggtgacgaggcattgggccaaaccgaaagctcgacaagacaagtcggaaacacacgagggcgaaggctttTGGGAACATACCCGTTGGTGTGAATCTCACGGGTTGGAGGATGTACgtcgtccttgttggggtagctctctagAGCTCGTTTCGTcaactcatgctccgtagcggtggaagttgtcgtacgtgtacctacacatggaacaagcaaaacaaaaagcgtgtgtgcatggtagatgaatacatcatccatcatgatgttccatgtcttgtgcacatcaccattagtgtcaagcaagatagtatgaaatgcatggcgatagtgcaaatggcatgaaggtgcattcgtggcatgtggtaactcatgatcataaaaaagtgagaaggctatggggggcaTCTCGTGGAAAATGAAATAAGcactcttgcataccaagcataagaaagagcaatttttcacaatcttggatgcaaggatcatggaatggtgtaaacattttgggcaaagcatgttcaacattttatcattgttgtcgacaaccctatggaaagagcaagtgttcatcaagggtgtcacaacacaagcattatcataatcattatcattgcaagcaatacattggaaagagcaattggtcgacatattgcaagcaatcgtGGAAAaattgaaactctcatagcatggcatggtcattgtatcacaatcaatcaattccacatgatcaacaatgttatcaagcaaagcatcacacggGAATATGAAagaagcatgtgacgtagcaattgtatcatcaagatcatgcatgcattcataagtcatcatgtccactagtgggatcatggcatcatcaacatctatgttgttacctttgtaggccgactcatttgaagtaggtgttgtggaagtaggaggatccatgtggtcgacatgtccatcttgaagcaagcatggtgagatatcatcatcttcatgcaccatgtacatcttctccatgatcgggaactcgtcctccgtggaacctattgcaacataagaagacaccaaagaggtagaggttaatgtgttagcaaatgtgatgtcctccatggacctatcaactacctctctcaactcacttggtgtatcactcatgtcctccaaatggaagcactcaaactcacatatggggtgggaggcactcaactcactatcactctcactcaagtgggctaagtggctctcatgctcacatgggattggtaccaactcatcaatcaagcatataggagtaggctctactttctcatctccatgcgcctccatagttgaagggaaattcccatgctcaactatctcaactccatgcgcctccataggtgaagggagaatcccatgctcaccatgctcaactccaccgTCTCCCAAGTtat from Lolium rigidum isolate FL_2022 chromosome 4, APGP_CSIRO_Lrig_0.1, whole genome shotgun sequence encodes the following:
- the LOC124708122 gene encoding uncharacterized protein LOC124708122; its protein translation is MTSLSITVMTLNLQEGDQPSESPNSWEKRRDICVSVITSYSPTILCTQQGLRCQLDYLQQCLPGYEQFGISRKGSQDTTDEYCTIFYEKEKVELTEGGTFWLSESPSVPGSIAWGATAPCIATWATFQVKRVEPPGFSFQIVNTNLDEDSPRARRRSALLTWQHIASLPPNLPVIYCGGFNTQKESMTGRFLLGRSREHGVVGDMRDAWPNARVRKNVSLIHTYHGFKGEKQGAAEFLKLVFRALCLCWDRQTQDLHIDWILFRGRPLVPALCEVINDNIDGVYPSSHFPIFAEFLLPRSVRLAETPS